In the genome of Bremerella sp. P1, the window TTTCAGATCGCCGGCGGCCGCCTTTTCCTGCAGCTCGGCCGAGATGCCCTGATCTCCCAAACCGGTCAGATCATTCTCTCCAAAGACGATCACATCGACCCGCTCGTCAACTTTATCGCTGGGGGTAGCATCGGCTTCGCGCAGCGCCGTAAAGACCTCGCGCCGTGTCATACCGGCCAGTTTGCCGATAATCGCGACGCGTTTGCCCGACAGATCGCCGGCTTCGTTCGATTTGGCCCAGTCCGTTGCCACGTGCCACTATCCCAGAAAGCGGGCTGCCCTGGCCGGTCCCCAAGCGCGGGAAAAAGCTGGAGCAAACCCTTACGTTCTCTTCGGTTAAAGGTACTGTAACCGGGCCCCGTAGACTAGGCCCGGAAGCGCCGTAACCTTGTTTCCTGGCACAAGATCGATTACCTATGAAGACTACCCAATCACTTCCCTGCTCACGAGTTTGCTATGTCTCGGATCGGAATTCTCACCGTCTTGTTGTCCCTCACCTGGGTTGCCAGCGCGGCGGCCGAGAACAATTACAACGTGCTGTTTATCGCCGTCGACGACCTACGACCCGAGCTGGGCTGCTTCGGGCGATCGCCAACGGTAAGTCCCTCTTTGGATGAACTGGCAAAGCATTCGGTTGTGTTTCGCAACCATTTCGTCCAGGTTCCCACGTGCGGTGCTTCTCGATTCGCGCTGCTCACCGGACGCAGTCCCGGCAAGACCAGCGCGATGGGGAACGAAGCGATGTACAGCGGAAAGAATGCCCTTTCCCAACAACAGCTCCCCGGGGCACAGTCGCTGCCGGAACTCTTCCGTCGGAGCGGCTATCACACGACGCTGATTGGCAAAGTCTCGCATACGGGCGATGGCAAGGTGTACGCCTACAACGGCAAAGGCGACGGTCGCGATGAAATTCCACATGCCTGGGATGACCTGGCGACCCCTTACGGTCCGTGGAAGCGCGGCTGGGGGATCTTCTTCGCCTATGCGGACGGAAAGCACCGCGAGGACGGTGGCGGTCATCGTGACCTGATGGAGTTCACCGTCGAAAAGGACAACGAGTTGCCAGACGGCCTGATGGCCGAGACGGCTATCGAGAAGCTGAAAGCCTACAGCAAGAACGATAAACGTTTCTTCATGGGCCTGGGTTTCTTCAAGCCGCATCTTCCCTTCGTGGCGACCAGGCAGGACTGGGAAGCAGTCGATGCGATGGACATTCAGCCGGCACCTCATGGCACCAAGCCTGACACGGCCTATTGGCATACGTCCGGCGAGTTCTACAAGTACAAGACCGACTACCCCAAGACCAACCCGCTGGCCAAGAAGGATCAGATCACCGCTCGCAAAGCGTACCTGGCCTGTGTTCGTTATACGGACCGTCAAATCGGCAAGGTCCTGTCAGCCCTGAAAGAAACGGGCCTGGAAGATTCGACGATCGTCGTCGTGTGGGGTGATCATGGTTGGCACCTGGGTGAAAGTGCGCTATGGGCCAAGCACACTTCGCACGAACGCGCTCTGAACAGTCCCCTGTTTATTAAAGTTCCCGGTGTGACCGACCAGGGACAGATGACCACGGCCCTGGCGGAGACGCTCGATATTTACCCGACCTTGATTGAGCTGTGCGATCCGAAGTTTCAACAGACCGAGCACCCATTGGACGGCGTAAGCCTGGCACCGATTGTGCAGGGCTCCAGTGACAAGGTTCGTGATGTCGCGGTCAGCTACTGGCGGGGCAATCAGGTCAGCATTCGCGACGACCAGCATCGACTGATCGTGCAGATGCAAAAGGGAACCCCGCAAAAGATGGAATTGTACGACATTCGAGAAACGCCTGACCCGATTCAGAACCTGGTGAAGGAAAAGCCGGATGTCGTCGCGAAGTTACTCCAAACCGTGCAGGATGCCTCGCCGTAATGAAGTTACCCATCGATCTGCAGTTTCTGAGACGTCCGTTCGAACGCCGCACGCCGCCAGGCTCGGCACCGGGGACGGCAACCAAGCCGGACGAGGAAGTCGCTAGCCGCATCCAGGTGGTTGCCTTCGGCCCGGATGAATTCGAGGAAACTGCGATCGATAACGTCGATCAAGTTCGCGATTACCTGGGCAGCTATGACGTGACATGGATTCATGTGCATGGCCTGGGCAATACGGTGCACTTTCGGCAGCTGGCCGATCTGTTCGATCTGCACCCTTTGGTCTACGAAGACATGTTGCATCCGCATCAACGTGCCAAGGCCGAGGAATACGGCGACTACGCATTCATTGTCGTACGCATGGTCGAAATGGATCCACATCTCGATACGCGGCAGCTAAGTATGGTCGTAGGCGACAACTTTTTGCTAAGCATCGAGGAAGCCAGCGACCATGATCGACTGGAGCCTGTACGCGAGCGTCTACGAAATCGGGTTGGTCGAATCCGGCAGATGAACGCGGACTACCTCTCGTATGCTTTGATGGACTCGGTGATCGATCACTACTTCCCCGTCGTTGAATCGTTTGGCGACCGGCTGGATACGCTCGACGATCCCTTGGCCGCCGGTTACACCCACGACATCATCCCCAAGATCCAAAAGATCAGCAGCGACCTGCTCACCATTCGCCGCAACTTGCTCCCCCACCGGGAAGCGATTCGCAACATGATGGGAGCCCGCTTCACACGGTACACCGACAATACGTCGGTCTTCTTGCGCGACGCCGACGACCACACGTCGCAGCTGCTCGACGCGATCGATGCCTACCGGCAGATTTGCTCGGACATGCGGGACTTCCACTTCGCCCTGACCAGCCAAAGGGCCAACGAGGTGATGAAAACGCTGACAATCATCGCCACGGTCTTCATTCCGCTCAGCTTTATCGCCGGCGTCTATGGGATGAATTTTGAATACATGCCGGAGCTCAAATGGAAGTTCGGCTATGAATTCGCCTGGATCTTGATGCTCAGCGTGTCCGGAGGGCTCATGACGTGGTTCTATACCCGGGGCTGGTTCAAGGGATAAGCGGCCGGAGCGAACCCATAGATAGCAGGGGTCTGCCAACGAAAACCGAGTTAATCCATCCCTCGGTCCACGTTATTACGCGTAAGTCTTTAGATTGAATTTCCAATCACCTCTGTTGAGGGGGGTGAAAACCGATTAATCTGGGACGAGTCCTCGTCTTGGCGTAAGTAGTTGCGTTAGACTGGAGATAACTCATCTGACGGCAAACTTTTACGAAGGCCGCACCCAGCAAGGATAGAAAAGCTCCTCGATGGTAGCTCCGTGGAATACCGAGGCGATCGACTCGCAATTCAAGGTCGTGACGCCTGAGAACATCGCGTTCAACTACCAGGTCGCCGGACCATTCCGTCGCTTGCTTGCGTTTCTATTGGATCTGGCCATTCGCGGAGCGGTCATTCTGGCCTTCTTCATCGCCCTGAGTTGTGCCGGAATCGGAAGCGTTTTCGTCAATGCCGGGCTCGAAGATCTCATGTTCGCCCTGATGACCTTGGCGGCGTTTTTCTTCAACTGGTTCTACATGGCCGCGTTCGAGTACTGGTGGAACGGCACAACCCCAGGCAAGTGGCTATTGAACCTGCGGGTGACCACCGACGAAGGGGAGCCGATCAATCTATTTCAGTCGGCCGTGCGAAACCTGTTTCGCTATGTCGATATGTGGCCCATGGTACCGCTCCCTTTCGCCGTGATGCGGGAAGAGATGACGCCCGAGCCGATCGTGGTGACGTTTCTATTCGCGCTGATCGTACCGATCTTCAATCAACGGTTCCAGCGGATTGGCGACCTGATCGCCGGCACAATGGTCGTCATCGAAGACCGTTCGTGGCTGATGAAAATTGCCAAAATCGAAGACGACCGGGCACGCCTGTTGGCCGACTATATTCCACCCAACTTCGTGGCTCCGCGGAGCATGGTCAAAGCGGTGGCTACCTACGTCGAGCGAAGACGTTACTTCACGACCGCGCGGCGACGAGAAATCGCACGGCACCTGGCCGAACCGCTACTGGAAAAGTTTGGCCTCCCGGCCGACACCAGCTACGATTTACTGCTCTGCGCACTGTATTATCGAACGTTCCTATCGAAACACTCAGCCGACGGGACGAAGGACGATTCGCAGCTGCTGGGGGATGGAACGATGAGGGAGCATTCCAACCCTTATCTGGCGACGGCGAAAGCACCGGTCGGAGCGGAATCGAAGTAAAGGAATTATCACGGTGAAAGTTGCTCAACTGATCGAAAAACGGCGTGTGTATTGGCAAGAGCTGGAGAATCTCTGCGCTCAGATGTCCAACTCGCGCAAGAAAACGATCGGGGCCCGCAACATCGCTCGGTTCGCCACGCTGTACCGCGCGGCCTGTGCCGACCTGGCCTTGGCCGATAGTTATCAGCTACCACCCAACATCGTCGATTACCTGCACAAGCTCGTCGGCCGTGCCCATGGCCAGCTATACCGTAGCCGCCGCGTCGATTGGTCGAAGATCGGGGACATCCTCTTCCGCCAAATCCCGCGCGAGATTTTCCAGGATCGCTGCGTTCAGCTGACGTTCTGGCTGTTTTGGATGGTCTTTCTGCTGGCCGGTTATATGGCCGCCAATCCAGATCGTTTTCCGAACTTCGCCGCGGACATCGTCGGTGCCGAAAACATCGACATGTACGAGCAGATGTACGCCGACGATCCAAGTTCGCGCAATAATGGTCCGACCGCTTCCGGCGCCGCGTTCTACGTCAATCACAACACGGGCATCGGCATCAAGTGCTTCGTCGTGGGGATCACCGTGATCGGTGGCATCTGCGTGCTGCTCTACAACGCGGCGGTCTTGGGGGCCACGTTCGGACACATGGCGAGCCCTAACGTTTCGGAAGAAGTAAGCGAGCACTTCTTCGAGTTCGTTACTGCCCACGGTCCCTTTGAGTTGACGGCCATTGTCCTGGCCGCCGGGGCCGGTCTGCGTATCGGGTTCTCGCTGATCAGCCCCTACCATAAAGAAGAATCGCTCCAGCCTGACGAACTGCCGGAAGAGGAAGAAAGCCTCTTCGATAAGTCGCGCCGGGTCGCCTACGAAAGAATCGATTCGCTGCGGATTGGTGCCAAGCGTGCCCTGCCGATCATGGGTGCTTCGGCGATTCTCTTTATCCTGGCGGCAATGATCGAAGCATGGATCTCCCCTTCTCCACTGCCTGAGCAAGCGAAGCAGGTTGTGGCCATCTTTTGCAGTGGTCTGCTGATGGTCTACTTCATCGTGCTCGGCTATCCGCGAAGGGAATCCGATGCAGCTTGATAAAACACGCATTGCGATCCGCGAACGCGAACTGCTCGAGATCTACGATCTGGCGTTAATCGTGATGCGCGTCTACTGGTGGAAGATCGTGCAGGCCCTGGCCATCACGGCGGTCCCGTTGACGTTGATCAACGCTGGCCTGTTGTGGGTGATGGAGCCTGACCTGGTCGTCAACGAAACAGCCGGTCTGTTCATTTACTACATGATCGCCCTCATCTTCCTGGAAGCTCCCTTGGCGGGTCTTCCCATCACGCTGCTGTTGGGCGATGCCTTATTCCACGAGAAACCGAATTGGCGGCGGATGTGCACAGGGCTCTGGCCGGTGATTCCCCGCATCTTTTGGATCATTGTCGTGCTCCGGGCCATCTTGCCGGGCATGGCA includes:
- a CDS encoding stage II sporulation protein M; its protein translation is MKVAQLIEKRRVYWQELENLCAQMSNSRKKTIGARNIARFATLYRAACADLALADSYQLPPNIVDYLHKLVGRAHGQLYRSRRVDWSKIGDILFRQIPREIFQDRCVQLTFWLFWMVFLLAGYMAANPDRFPNFAADIVGAENIDMYEQMYADDPSSRNNGPTASGAAFYVNHNTGIGIKCFVVGITVIGGICVLLYNAAVLGATFGHMASPNVSEEVSEHFFEFVTAHGPFELTAIVLAAGAGLRIGFSLISPYHKEESLQPDELPEEEESLFDKSRRVAYERIDSLRIGAKRALPIMGASAILFILAAMIEAWISPSPLPEQAKQVVAIFCSGLLMVYFIVLGYPRRESDAA
- the corA gene encoding magnesium/cobalt transporter CorA, yielding MKLPIDLQFLRRPFERRTPPGSAPGTATKPDEEVASRIQVVAFGPDEFEETAIDNVDQVRDYLGSYDVTWIHVHGLGNTVHFRQLADLFDLHPLVYEDMLHPHQRAKAEEYGDYAFIVVRMVEMDPHLDTRQLSMVVGDNFLLSIEEASDHDRLEPVRERLRNRVGRIRQMNADYLSYALMDSVIDHYFPVVESFGDRLDTLDDPLAAGYTHDIIPKIQKISSDLLTIRRNLLPHREAIRNMMGARFTRYTDNTSVFLRDADDHTSQLLDAIDAYRQICSDMRDFHFALTSQRANEVMKTLTIIATVFIPLSFIAGVYGMNFEYMPELKWKFGYEFAWILMLSVSGGLMTWFYTRGWFKG
- a CDS encoding sulfatase; the encoded protein is MSRIGILTVLLSLTWVASAAAENNYNVLFIAVDDLRPELGCFGRSPTVSPSLDELAKHSVVFRNHFVQVPTCGASRFALLTGRSPGKTSAMGNEAMYSGKNALSQQQLPGAQSLPELFRRSGYHTTLIGKVSHTGDGKVYAYNGKGDGRDEIPHAWDDLATPYGPWKRGWGIFFAYADGKHREDGGGHRDLMEFTVEKDNELPDGLMAETAIEKLKAYSKNDKRFFMGLGFFKPHLPFVATRQDWEAVDAMDIQPAPHGTKPDTAYWHTSGEFYKYKTDYPKTNPLAKKDQITARKAYLACVRYTDRQIGKVLSALKETGLEDSTIVVVWGDHGWHLGESALWAKHTSHERALNSPLFIKVPGVTDQGQMTTALAETLDIYPTLIELCDPKFQQTEHPLDGVSLAPIVQGSSDKVRDVAVSYWRGNQVSIRDDQHRLIVQMQKGTPQKMELYDIRETPDPIQNLVKEKPDVVAKLLQTVQDASP
- a CDS encoding RDD family protein codes for the protein MVAPWNTEAIDSQFKVVTPENIAFNYQVAGPFRRLLAFLLDLAIRGAVILAFFIALSCAGIGSVFVNAGLEDLMFALMTLAAFFFNWFYMAAFEYWWNGTTPGKWLLNLRVTTDEGEPINLFQSAVRNLFRYVDMWPMVPLPFAVMREEMTPEPIVVTFLFALIVPIFNQRFQRIGDLIAGTMVVIEDRSWLMKIAKIEDDRARLLADYIPPNFVAPRSMVKAVATYVERRRYFTTARRREIARHLAEPLLEKFGLPADTSYDLLLCALYYRTFLSKHSADGTKDDSQLLGDGTMREHSNPYLATAKAPVGAESK